The following are from one region of the Methanobrevibacter sp. genome:
- a CDS encoding multidrug transporter, whose product MSNILPQLPLYFIAIICGIISFLVTRLSMPKIIKKLEKAEIVGKDIHKSWKPIVAEMGGFGILFGFIIGIFAGIGMHDLLTFQLMVVLVVILLVGIIGIVDDLLVLSSKEKFFLLFLAGIPLVWAAPPHVGIIYLICIPIALSIGANITNMLAGLNGIESGLGIISLTSLTIACIILGKYDVTIISMSMLGSLVAFLYFNKHPAKVFPGDTGTLIIGATIVSIAFIGRVKLIALIVLLPNIIDAALKFYSAGVMERQQFEPTKVNDEGKLVRPEVGFKSLIRLVLRKPISEKKAVRIIWGIGIVFGIIGIAVACIMPGVLENQTLANFMQIKEFFYHM is encoded by the coding sequence ATGAGTAATATTCTTCCACAATTACCACTGTATTTTATAGCTATTATATGTGGTATTATATCATTTTTAGTAACTCGTTTGTCAATGCCTAAGATTATTAAAAAACTTGAAAAGGCAGAAATTGTTGGAAAAGATATCCATAAGTCTTGGAAACCTATTGTAGCTGAAATGGGTGGTTTTGGGATTCTTTTTGGTTTTATTATAGGTATTTTTGCAGGAATTGGAATGCACGATCTTTTAACATTCCAGTTAATGGTTGTCTTGGTTGTTATTTTGCTTGTTGGAATCATTGGTATTGTTGATGATTTGTTGGTTTTGTCATCCAAGGAAAAATTCTTTTTGCTCTTTTTAGCGGGAATTCCTCTTGTTTGGGCTGCACCTCCTCACGTAGGTATTATTTATTTGATTTGCATTCCTATAGCTTTGTCTATTGGTGCTAATATTACAAACATGTTGGCTGGTTTAAACGGTATTGAATCCGGTTTGGGTATTATTTCCTTAACTTCTTTAACCATCGCATGTATTATTCTTGGAAAATATGACGTAACCATTATTAGTATGAGTATGTTGGGGTCTCTTGTTGCATTTCTATACTTCAACAAGCATCCTGCAAAGGTATTTCCTGGAGATACAGGTACTTTGATCATTGGTGCTACTATTGTTTCTATCGCATTCATCGGTAGGGTTAAGTTAATAGCTTTAATCGTTTTGTTGCCTAACATTATTGATGCTGCTCTTAAGTTTTATAGTGCTGGTGTTATGGAGAGGCAGCAGTTTGAACCTACTAAAGTCAATGATGAGGGAAAGCTTGTAAGGCCGGAGGTAGGTTTCAAATCTTTAATCAGACTTGTTTTAAGAAAACCTATTTCTGAGAAAAAGGCGGTTAGAATCATTTGGGGCATTGGCATTGTATTTGGAATCATTGGTATTGCTGTTGCTTGCATAATGCCTGGTGTTTTGGAAAATCAGACTTTGGCTAATTTCATGCAAATTAAGGAATTTTTCTATCATATGTAG
- a CDS encoding pyrroline-5-carboxylate reductase, which translates to MRLGIIGYGNIGSLISNNLEAVGFLEDNVLNLSNRSFSKIESLDSRINKFESNVDLAKSSDVIFISVKSPDLIEVIEEIAPFIEDETYLVHSSAGISFKDIANVYDGQVSCVIPSISSWPSENNQKSGISIFYHDENVSMENRRNIEGLFSKFSKVITADNYDDLEALTVATSCMPAFIAFATALFAKELERNSNLSYEDIYGYLNETNYSTANLLNQDIFGSDELINKVATKNGITQKGLDYLYNELPLIYNNLIKKLM; encoded by the coding sequence ATGAGGCTTGGAATTATTGGTTATGGTAATATAGGTAGCTTGATTTCTAATAATCTGGAAGCTGTTGGATTTTTGGAGGATAATGTTTTGAACTTATCCAACAGATCTTTCTCCAAGATTGAAAGTCTTGATTCCAGGATTAACAAGTTTGAAAGTAATGTTGATCTTGCTAAAAGTTCTGATGTTATATTCATTTCAGTTAAAAGCCCTGATTTAATTGAGGTTATTGAAGAGATAGCTCCTTTTATTGAAGATGAAACTTATTTGGTGCATTCATCTGCAGGAATTAGTTTTAAGGATATAGCTAATGTATATGATGGTCAAGTTTCCTGCGTAATCCCTTCAATTTCATCATGGCCATCTGAAAACAATCAAAAATCAGGAATCTCTATTTTTTATCATGATGAGAACGTGTCAATGGAAAACAGGAGAAATATTGAAGGGCTGTTTTCAAAGTTCAGCAAAGTAATAACCGCTGACAACTATGATGACCTTGAGGCATTGACTGTTGCAACCAGTTGCATGCCGGCATTCATAGCTTTTGCAACAGCACTGTTTGCAAAGGAATTGGAAAGAAATTCTAATTTGAGCTATGAGGACATTTACGGATATTTGAATGAAACTAACTATAGCACTGCCAACTTGTTGAATCAGGATATTTTCGGAAGTGATGAATTAATAAATAAAGTTGCTACAAAAAATGGTATCACTCAAAAGGGTTTAGATTATCTTTATAATGAATTACCTTTAATT